In Cynocephalus volans isolate mCynVol1 chromosome 3, mCynVol1.pri, whole genome shotgun sequence, one DNA window encodes the following:
- the PLD4 gene encoding 5'-3' exonuclease PLD4: protein MPGCSVQTLKPLQRAAAAPEWAYSTPPRSPRDKEAGTLQVLAALAMLGLGFVALTYHLLQVPPPPTWGQAHPKEVSGSILAWKPLGGEARQQRDSCRLVLVESIPQDLPSTAGSPAAQPLAQAWLQLLDTAQESVHVASYYWSLTGPDIGVNDSSSQQGEALLQKLQQLLDRNVSLAVATSNPTLARKSTDLQVLAARGAQVRQVPMQRLTGGVLHSKFWVVDGRHIYVGSANMDWRSLTQVKELGAIVYNCSHLADDLEKTFQTYWVLGAPQAVLPETWPRNFSSHINRFQPLQGRFDGVPTTAYLSASPPALCPQGRTRDLDALLAVMRAAQEFIYASVMEYFPTTRFSHPARYWPVLDNALRAAAFSRGVRVRLLASCWLNTDPTMFPYLRSLQALSNPSANISIDVKVFIVPVGNHSHIPFSRVNHSKFMVTEKAAYIGTSNWSEDYFSSTSGVGLVVSQRAPRTQPGVATVQEQLQQLFERDWNSRYAVGLDGQALGQDCVWQG from the exons ATGCCAGGCTGCTCCGTGCAGACACTGAAACCTCTTCAGAGAGCAGCGGCAGCCCCCGAGTGGGCCTATTCCACACCGCCCCGCAGCCCACGGGACAAAGAGGCTGGCAC ACTGCAGGTGCTGGCAGCACTGGCCATGCTGGGGCTGGGCTTCGTGGCTCTCACCTACCACTTATTGCAAgtgccccctcctcccacctggGGCCAGGCACACCCCAAGGAAGTGAGCGGCTCCATCCTGGCCTGGAAGCctctgggaggggaggccaggcaGCAGAGGGACTCCTGCCg GCTCGTCCTCGTGGAAAGCATCCCCCAGGACCTGCCATCTACAGCCGGCAGTCCGGCTGCCCAGCCCCTGGCCCAGGCCTGGCTGCAGCTGCTGGACACTGCCCAGGAGAGTGTGCATGTGGCCTCATACTACTGGTCCCTCACGGGGCCTGACATCGGGGTCAACGACTCGTCTTCCCAGCAG GGAGAGGCCCTTCTGCAGAagctgcagcagctgctggaCAGGAACGTTTCCCTGGCTGTAGCCACCAGCAACCCAACACTGGCCAGGAAGTCCACCGACCTGCAGGTCCTGGCTGCCCGAG GTGCCCAGGTGCGACAGGTGCCCATGCAGCGGCTCACCGGGGGTGTTTTGCACTCTAAATTCTGGGTTGTGGATGGGCGGCACATCTACGTGGGCAGCGCCAACATGGACTGGCGGTCCCTGACACAG GTGAAGGAGCTTGGCGCCATCGTCTACAACTGCAGCCACCTGGCTGACGACCTGGAGAAGACCTTCCAGACCTACTGGGTGCTGGGGGCGCCCCAGGCCGTCCTCCCCGAAACCTGGCCTCGGAACTTCTCGTCCCACATCAACCGCTTTCAGCCCCTCCAGGGCCGCTTTGACGGGGTGCCCACCACTGCCTACCTCTCG GCATCGCCGCCCGCGCTCTGCCCCCAAGGCCGCACCCGGGACCTGGACGCGTTGCTGGCAGTGATGCGGGCAGCCCAGGAGTTCATCTATGCCTCGGTGATGGAGTACTTCCCCACCACGCGCTTCAGCCACCCCGCCAG gtACTGGCCGGTGCTGGACAATGCACTGCGGGCGGCAGCCTTCAGCAGGGGCGTGCGCGTGCGCCTGCTGGCCAGCTGTTGGCTCAACACGGACCCCACCATGTTCCCTTACCTGAGGTCCCTGCAGGCCCTCAGCAACCCCTCGGCCAACATCTCTATAGACGTG AAAGTCTTCATTGTCCCAGTGGGCAATCATTCCCACATCCCATTCAGCAGGGTAAACCACAGCAAGTTCATGGTCACCGAGAAGGCAGCCTACATAG GCACCTCCAACTGGTCAGAAGACTACTTCAGCAGCACCTCAGGCGTGGGCCTGGTGGTCAGCCAGAGGGCCCCACGCACCCAGCCAGGGGTGGCCACAGTGCaggagcagctgcagcagctcTTTGAGCGGGACTGGAATTCCCGCTATGCCGTAGGCCTGGACGGGCAAGCCCTGGGCCAGGACTGTGTCTGGCAGGGGTGA